Proteins co-encoded in one Capnocytophaga ochracea DSM 7271 genomic window:
- a CDS encoding ATP-dependent DNA helicase — MNEKAFFSALISAFKHEPTPSQDIALQKITEYLFSANASDKLFLLKGFAGTGKTSITNCLIRTLPLINHQSVLLAPTGRAAKVMTYFTQRQAFTIHKYIYYSKADGTDVSFKLRANKLQNTLFIVDEASMIADNDYQLFERPSLLNDLMRFVYSGKNCKLLLIGDTAQLPPVNTLESPALNIPYLEYQFQKEVLTVTLTEVVRQRRKSGILRNATRLRKHIFSSLAEKQFAFKINHHPDIIRLTDGAEIQDAISEAYDDYGSEETTVIVRSNKRAVAWNNQIRRVILDVEDEIAAGDLLMVVKNNYFWCKDNSQVSFIANGDTIEVLQLYDFTEAYGFRFAEVSAQLIDYPEVPSFDTVILLDTLNSEAPALSPAQSNQLYEEVLADYADEPTAYKRYQKVKENPYFNALQVKFSYAITCHKSQGGQWDAVFVEKPYLPDDIIDEGYLRWLYTAITRAKERVYLVGFKDEDFG, encoded by the coding sequence ATGAACGAAAAAGCCTTTTTTAGCGCCCTTATTAGTGCCTTTAAACACGAGCCTACTCCTTCGCAAGATATTGCTTTACAAAAGATTACAGAATATCTATTCTCGGCGAATGCTTCTGATAAACTTTTTTTACTAAAAGGTTTTGCTGGAACCGGAAAAACTTCTATCACCAACTGTCTTATCCGTACTTTACCGCTCATAAATCACCAATCGGTGTTATTAGCACCTACCGGTAGGGCAGCCAAAGTGATGACCTATTTCACCCAAAGACAGGCTTTCACTATTCACAAATATATTTATTACTCCAAAGCTGATGGTACTGATGTATCCTTCAAACTGCGTGCCAATAAGCTCCAAAATACTTTATTTATAGTAGATGAGGCTTCGATGATTGCTGATAACGACTATCAACTCTTTGAGCGCCCTTCATTATTAAACGACTTAATGCGCTTTGTGTATTCTGGGAAAAACTGCAAACTATTACTTATAGGCGATACTGCGCAATTGCCTCCTGTTAATACCCTCGAAAGTCCTGCACTGAATATTCCTTATTTAGAATATCAGTTTCAAAAAGAAGTACTCACGGTTACGCTTACTGAGGTGGTACGCCAGCGACGGAAGTCGGGGATATTGCGCAATGCTACCCGTTTGCGCAAGCACATTTTCTCTTCGCTTGCTGAAAAACAGTTCGCTTTTAAGATAAATCATCACCCTGATATAATACGACTCACTGACGGGGCTGAAATACAAGACGCTATTAGTGAGGCGTATGACGATTATGGTTCAGAAGAAACTACGGTGATAGTGCGCTCCAACAAGCGCGCGGTGGCTTGGAACAACCAAATACGCAGGGTGATTTTAGACGTTGAAGACGAAATAGCTGCGGGTGACTTGCTAATGGTGGTTAAGAATAATTACTTCTGGTGTAAGGATAATTCGCAAGTGAGTTTTATTGCCAATGGTGATACTATAGAGGTATTACAACTTTATGACTTTACAGAAGCCTATGGTTTCCGCTTTGCTGAGGTATCGGCTCAGCTTATTGATTATCCCGAAGTGCCTTCGTTTGATACGGTTATATTATTAGATACCTTAAACAGTGAAGCTCCTGCTTTATCACCGGCTCAAAGCAATCAGCTTTATGAAGAAGTACTCGCTGATTACGCTGATGAACCTACGGCTTATAAAAGATATCAGAAAGTGAAAGAAAACCCTTATTTCAATGCTTTGCAGGTGAAGTTTTCGTATGCGATTACCTGCCATAAGAGTCAAGGGGGGCAATGGGACGCCGTGTTTGTAGAGAAACCTTATTTACCTGATGATATCATAGATGAAGGTTACTTGCGATGGCTTTATACGGCTATCACTCGTGCTAAAGAAAGGGTCTACTTAGTAGGGTTTAAAGACGAGGATTTTGGTTAA
- a CDS encoding DUF3822 family protein — protein sequence MTQKLQSNNQFKTYFKELSIQINLDGLSFCVFNPVLLCVEAIYNFPINFSYKSKEEIDRQIYFVIQSEDDLRQDFDTIKVLHNTPSFAFIPQSLYGGKDEMLEYLKYSIDVSEAEPYTVEIDRIISIETVNAYLPNTIVNNALLSYYGRFDYQHFATSLLRMFLKHYSSHAFEVMYIYAEVGSFYFVVFRGKKLYYFNRFSYETIEDFLYYILFSIEQLDIDTEQVPLYITGEVEPTALFYNKVRRYVRYIYLLKYHKEHFAAGMDEELIRRNFVLTQSF from the coding sequence ATGACGCAAAAATTGCAAAGCAATAATCAGTTTAAAACGTACTTTAAGGAATTGTCCATTCAAATAAACTTGGATGGACTTTCTTTTTGTGTGTTTAACCCTGTACTCCTGTGTGTAGAGGCTATTTATAATTTTCCTATCAACTTCAGCTATAAGAGCAAAGAAGAAATTGATAGGCAAATTTATTTTGTGATACAAAGTGAAGACGACCTCCGCCAAGATTTCGATACTATTAAGGTTTTACACAATACCCCTTCTTTTGCTTTTATTCCACAGTCTCTTTACGGCGGAAAAGACGAAATGCTGGAATACCTCAAATACAGTATAGATGTATCGGAGGCGGAACCCTATACCGTGGAAATTGATAGAATCATATCTATTGAAACGGTGAATGCTTATTTGCCCAACACAATAGTAAATAACGCACTACTTTCTTATTACGGTAGGTTCGACTACCAACACTTTGCTACCTCACTACTACGTATGTTCCTCAAACACTACTCTTCGCACGCTTTCGAAGTGATGTATATCTATGCCGAAGTAGGCTCTTTTTACTTTGTAGTGTTTAGAGGTAAAAAACTGTATTACTTCAATAGGTTCAGTTATGAAACCATTGAAGACTTCTTGTATTATATTCTTTTCTCTATTGAACAATTGGATATCGATACTGAGCAAGTGCCTCTTTATATCACAGGGGAAGTAGAACCTACAGCACTGTTTTATAATAAGGTAAGGCGTTATGTGAGGTATATTTACCTCCTGAAATACCATAAGGAACATTTTGCTGCAGGAATGGACGAAGAGCTCATTCGTCGGAATTTTGTGCTCACCCAATCTTTTTAA
- a CDS encoding DUF2189 domain-containing protein: protein MKFLNILRNTFKLYQSTFGVHLLGSLILFTVVFLVYASLITTIFGMPLEDIIALQSNPEKLIALVNSRSFVIKFWFFSLLVDGIITPFTAGIYKNYATVIQGERATLGNLFTYYRAPETSAILSHVILQMCLKTFILVGFSAVGMYSLGLAFNTIISLVFVLTIPIIILENKPLFKAMGESYRRIMLTPFTALIITFLGCVFVLAGFLSFGIGIVITFPILFASIFSIYLSINKR, encoded by the coding sequence ATGAAATTTTTGAACATATTGCGCAATACTTTTAAACTATACCAAAGTACTTTCGGAGTGCACCTTTTGGGCTCTCTTATTTTATTTACAGTAGTGTTTTTAGTTTACGCTTCTCTTATTACTACTATCTTCGGAATGCCTTTAGAGGATATTATTGCTCTGCAAAGCAATCCCGAAAAGCTTATCGCTTTAGTCAATAGCCGGAGTTTTGTTATTAAATTTTGGTTCTTCTCGTTACTTGTAGATGGCATCATTACCCCTTTTACAGCAGGTATTTACAAGAACTACGCGACGGTAATCCAAGGGGAACGCGCTACTTTGGGCAACCTATTCACTTATTATCGCGCTCCTGAAACAAGTGCTATTTTAAGCCACGTTATTCTGCAAATGTGTCTTAAAACTTTTATATTAGTAGGCTTTTCTGCCGTAGGAATGTACTCGTTAGGACTTGCCTTTAACACTATCATCTCGTTAGTATTTGTACTCACTATCCCGATTATTATTTTGGAAAACAAACCTCTTTTCAAGGCTATGGGAGAGAGTTATAGAAGAATAATGCTCACACCTTTCACTGCCCTTATCATTACCTTCTTGGGTTGTGTTTTTGTGTTAGCAGGCTTTCTTTCTTTTGGTATAGGCATTGTGATTACCTTCCCGATACTTTTTGCGAGCATTTTCAGTATATACCTTTCAATAAATAAAAGGTAA
- a CDS encoding DUF4197 domain-containing protein, with the protein MKKVMLLGLLTMGSFTLNSCDELQQVMGNTTQGGSGFNVASGLKQALEMGVSSGVDLLSKDGGYFKDQAVRILLPEELQKVDKTLRSVGLGSLADQGLKVLNEAAENAVSQAKPIFLSAIRNMTFTDAMNILKGDNTAATTYLKNSTYSSLETAFAPKVQASLSEVGADKVWENIINKYNQIPLVKPVEPNLTKYVTQQAINGLFVKVGDKEKEIRTNIAARTTPLLKSVFAMQDNK; encoded by the coding sequence ATGAAAAAAGTAATGCTTTTGGGGCTCTTAACAATGGGCTCTTTTACTCTGAACAGTTGCGACGAATTGCAACAAGTTATGGGCAACACTACCCAAGGTGGTAGCGGATTTAATGTAGCCAGCGGACTCAAACAAGCCCTTGAAATGGGGGTAAGTAGTGGGGTGGATTTGCTGAGCAAAGACGGTGGTTATTTTAAAGACCAAGCAGTGCGCATTCTCTTACCCGAAGAACTCCAGAAGGTAGATAAAACTTTGCGTTCGGTGGGGTTAGGTTCTTTGGCTGACCAAGGGCTAAAAGTACTAAACGAAGCAGCCGAAAATGCTGTGAGCCAGGCGAAGCCTATCTTTTTATCGGCGATACGAAATATGACCTTTACCGATGCGATGAACATCTTAAAAGGTGACAATACCGCAGCGACTACCTACCTAAAAAACAGCACTTATAGTTCTTTGGAGACTGCTTTTGCTCCCAAAGTGCAAGCCTCGCTTAGTGAAGTAGGTGCCGATAAAGTATGGGAGAACATTATCAACAAATATAACCAAATACCATTGGTAAAGCCCGTTGAACCGAACCTTACTAAATACGTTACCCAACAGGCTATCAATGGGTTGTTTGTGAAGGTGGGCGATAAGGAGAAGGAAATACGCACGAACATAGCGGCGCGCACTACCCCTCTACTAAAATCGGTGTTTGCGATGCAGGATAATAAATAA
- a CDS encoding DUF389 domain-containing protein → MSFLKKLFNLHQGEEKKEKVIEDILSNISFRGANLWILACAILIASIGLNVNSTAVIIGAMLISPLMGPIVGAGFALATYDFDLLKKTGKSLLIATVVSLIVSFIYFYISPFKDVQSELLARTSPTIYDVLIAFVGGLVGAISLTRQDRGNPIPGVAIATALMPPLCTAGFGLATGNISFFLGAFYLYSINCFFIGIATFLIIKYLKYTPKNTGNEALNKRLRVVITTLVILIVTPSLYLAYSLLKEKEFHENVAHYITAEFENSGYTIIYKKIHYNASPKTIELAFLDKKFTDEEVKTLQSNLKNFKLHNTELIIRQKESDIDKEMLSEINKNKASLSNKDVKINQLKEELAQYKYTDPTFAKEIKVLFPNIESFYFGKLTDFSGKGNPSLTTVMLYTPKKETVKGKEVAKEVDTQKLQQWLAEKFGDKKVICRVAD, encoded by the coding sequence ATGAGTTTTTTGAAAAAGCTTTTTAATTTACATCAGGGGGAAGAGAAAAAGGAAAAAGTAATTGAAGATATCCTTAGCAATATCTCTTTTCGTGGTGCTAATCTATGGATTTTGGCTTGTGCTATCCTGATTGCTTCTATTGGGTTAAACGTGAATTCTACTGCTGTAATCATTGGGGCGATGCTTATTTCTCCTTTGATGGGACCTATCGTGGGGGCAGGATTTGCGCTTGCTACTTACGATTTCGACCTGTTGAAGAAAACTGGCAAGAGTTTGCTCATCGCTACTGTGGTGAGTCTTATAGTATCGTTTATCTACTTCTATATCAGTCCGTTTAAAGATGTACAGTCAGAGCTTTTGGCACGTACTTCTCCTACCATTTACGATGTGCTTATCGCCTTTGTAGGTGGGTTGGTAGGAGCTATCTCCCTCACCCGTCAAGACAGAGGGAACCCTATACCAGGGGTGGCAATTGCTACTGCTTTGATGCCACCGCTTTGTACAGCTGGATTTGGCTTGGCTACGGGCAATATTAGTTTTTTTTTAGGAGCTTTCTATCTATATAGCATCAACTGTTTCTTCATTGGGATTGCTACTTTCCTCATCATCAAATACCTAAAATACACTCCTAAAAACACGGGTAATGAGGCACTCAACAAGCGTTTGCGCGTTGTTATCACCACATTGGTAATCCTTATTGTTACCCCTAGTTTGTATTTGGCATATAGCCTTTTGAAAGAGAAGGAATTCCACGAGAATGTAGCTCATTATATCACTGCCGAGTTTGAAAACAGCGGTTATACCATTATTTACAAGAAAATACACTACAATGCCTCACCTAAAACCATTGAATTGGCTTTTTTAGACAAGAAATTTACCGATGAAGAAGTAAAAACACTACAAAGCAACCTCAAAAACTTCAAATTGCACAATACCGAACTCATCATTAGGCAAAAAGAGTCGGATATTGACAAAGAGATGCTATCAGAAATCAACAAAAACAAGGCATCGCTCTCTAATAAAGACGTAAAGATAAATCAGCTAAAAGAAGAGTTGGCGCAATACAAATATACCGACCCTACTTTTGCCAAAGAAATAAAAGTATTGTTCCCTAATATTGAGAGTTTTTATTTTGGAAAACTGACGGATTTTTCGGGAAAAGGCAACCCTTCTCTTACTACGGTGATGCTCTACACACCTAAAAAAGAGACTGTAAAAGGCAAAGAGGTAGCCAAAGAAGTAGATACCCAAAAGTTGCAACAATGGCTCGCTGAGAAGTTTGGCGACAAGAAAGTAATTTGCCGAGTAGCAGATTAG
- a CDS encoding YciI family protein, whose amino-acid sequence MKDFVLIFRLNNIADFKPTPEQMQERMNWLAGIASQNKLADKGNTLLPIAGSAKTIKADKVVTDGPFTEIKEFISGYVVVKAENIDEAVEMAKANPIFEQVGGSIEVREVLKRD is encoded by the coding sequence ATGAAAGATTTTGTATTGATTTTTCGTTTGAACAACATCGCTGATTTCAAACCTACTCCTGAGCAAATGCAAGAACGTATGAACTGGCTTGCAGGTATCGCTTCACAAAACAAATTAGCCGATAAGGGCAATACTCTTTTGCCTATTGCTGGCAGTGCCAAAACTATCAAAGCCGATAAGGTTGTAACCGATGGACCTTTTACCGAAATTAAAGAGTTTATCAGTGGTTATGTGGTAGTGAAAGCTGAAAACATTGATGAAGCAGTAGAGATGGCAAAAGCCAATCCTATTTTTGAACAAGTAGGTGGCAGTATTGAAGTACGTGAAGTGCTAAAAAGAGATTAA
- a CDS encoding RNA polymerase sigma factor, protein MPHSQLLSDLFRKEYAKMVAVLCRHFGFSHLEIAEDIASDTFLKAYELWEIQPLPANPTAWLYTVAKNKAKDYEKHIAIFEDKVKKALTPTEKSEELTFETSEINDSQLEMLFNICDPSISVESQISLALQILCGFTVEEIANALLTHTETIKKRLLRAKNKLREHHFQIKTVSPANIQARLETVLRCLYLFFNEGYFSETNNQFIRKEFCKEALRLTLLLAEHPQTDTPQVNALLSLMCFQSSRLEARINTTGENTLYEQQDKSKWDKELIHRGNYYLVKACEDSQISKYHLEAGIAYWHTTPTDENKWEYILRLYNQLIIIEYSSVIALNRTFAYGKVYGKEKAIVEAEKLGLQDNRYYHELLGYLYTDINNQKAIAHYQKAIALSKSANERATLQKQIEQLVK, encoded by the coding sequence ATGCCTCACTCACAACTTTTATCCGATTTGTTTCGAAAAGAATACGCTAAAATGGTGGCAGTGTTATGTCGCCATTTTGGCTTTTCTCATTTGGAAATTGCTGAAGATATTGCAAGTGATACTTTCCTAAAAGCCTATGAATTATGGGAAATACAGCCCTTGCCTGCTAACCCTACTGCGTGGCTTTACACCGTCGCCAAAAATAAAGCTAAGGACTATGAGAAACACATAGCTATATTTGAAGATAAAGTAAAAAAGGCACTTACACCTACTGAGAAAAGCGAAGAACTTACCTTTGAAACTTCTGAAATAAACGACAGTCAGTTAGAAATGCTTTTCAATATATGTGACCCTTCTATTTCTGTAGAATCACAAATAAGTTTAGCTTTGCAAATACTCTGTGGTTTTACAGTAGAAGAGATTGCCAATGCCCTACTCACCCATACCGAAACTATAAAAAAACGACTTCTTAGGGCTAAAAACAAGCTTAGAGAGCATCATTTTCAAATCAAAACCGTAAGCCCAGCCAATATACAAGCCCGATTAGAAACTGTACTGCGCTGTTTGTACTTATTTTTCAATGAAGGCTATTTTTCAGAAACTAATAATCAGTTCATACGAAAGGAGTTCTGCAAAGAAGCCTTACGTCTTACGCTCTTACTTGCCGAGCACCCTCAAACTGATACACCACAAGTGAATGCTCTTTTATCGCTGATGTGTTTCCAAAGTTCTAGACTTGAAGCTCGTATCAATACCACAGGTGAAAACACCCTTTATGAACAACAAGATAAAAGCAAATGGGACAAAGAACTCATACACAGAGGCAACTATTACTTAGTAAAAGCCTGTGAAGACTCTCAAATCTCTAAATATCACTTAGAAGCTGGTATTGCCTATTGGCATACTACCCCTACCGATGAAAATAAGTGGGAGTATATTCTCCGCCTATATAACCAACTCATTATCATTGAATATTCTTCTGTAATAGCCTTAAACAGGACTTTTGCTTACGGCAAGGTGTACGGCAAAGAAAAAGCTATTGTAGAAGCTGAAAAATTAGGACTACAAGACAATCGTTACTACCACGAGTTATTAGGATATTTGTATACTGATATCAATAACCAAAAAGCAATTGCTCACTACCAAAAAGCGATTGCTCTTTCTAAATCGGCTAACGAGCGCGCTACACTGCAAAAACAGATAGAACAATTAGTGAAATAA
- a CDS encoding BRO-N domain-containing protein gives MKKEAIKLFEERKVRTIWDDTHEKWYFSIVDVVAILADSKDFLTARKYWNKLKERLKKEGNETVSNCHQLKLEAADGKMRLTDVADTKTQLGRSVISPTKAKDYLKIEEP, from the coding sequence ATGAAAAAAGAAGCTATCAAATTATTTGAAGAACGCAAGGTGCGTACCATTTGGGATGACACTCACGAGAAATGGTATTTCTCTATTGTAGATGTAGTGGCTATACTTGCTGATAGTAAAGATTTTCTTACTGCTCGAAAGTATTGGAACAAACTAAAAGAACGACTCAAAAAAGAGGGAAATGAAACGGTGTCAAATTGTCACCAGTTGAAATTAGAAGCTGCTGATGGTAAAATGCGACTTACTGATGTTGCTGATACTAAAACTCAATTGGGGCGCAGTGTTATATCGCCTACAAAAGCTAAAGACTACCTTAAAATTGAGGAGCCGTAG
- a CDS encoding Crp/Fnr family transcriptional regulator, with product MMHNLFQNIYKHPLIGAQELQQIQKAHQPIAFRKGDFILRKDEIARGYLILQTGVARAFVYDYEGNDITTDFFCEGEIIVQELSLFKHLPSAENIQALTPCEGWHINYDNFQELYHSLKGYSEWGRLFMTEKLFQAKKRSLEMITLPAKERYMQFIKEKPSAIKYALLKHIATYLGITDTSLSRIRKEM from the coding sequence ATGATGCATAACTTATTTCAAAATATCTACAAACACCCTCTGATAGGGGCGCAAGAACTACAACAAATACAAAAAGCCCATCAGCCTATTGCTTTTCGTAAAGGTGATTTTATCTTGCGCAAGGACGAAATAGCTCGTGGTTATCTCATCTTGCAGACAGGAGTTGCTCGCGCCTTTGTATATGACTATGAAGGGAATGATATCACTACCGACTTCTTTTGTGAAGGTGAAATTATCGTGCAAGAACTCTCTCTTTTTAAGCATTTGCCTTCTGCCGAAAATATCCAAGCCCTTACCCCTTGCGAGGGATGGCATATAAATTATGACAATTTTCAAGAACTTTATCATAGTTTGAAAGGATATTCCGAATGGGGGCGACTCTTTATGACAGAGAAATTGTTTCAGGCAAAAAAGCGTTCTCTTGAAATGATTACACTCCCTGCCAAAGAACGCTATATGCAGTTTATAAAGGAAAAACCCAGTGCTATAAAGTACGCCCTCTTAAAACATATAGCTACTTATTTAGGCATCACAGATACTTCGCTGAGTCGTATCAGGAAAGAAATGTGA
- a CDS encoding DinB family protein: MTKTKHFDFLLSIRKNLLTYLDNLTPEQLGYIPIGFSNNIFWNIAHCIAVQQFLCYQLSGNKLLISNDFLEKYNRGTFPQKIAPSKGEIYQVKELLLSTVNQLQEDYQTRLFNEFPTVKVGLFCIDTIEDAMYVNNMHESRHLGTVVALNYFSSKI; this comes from the coding sequence ATGACAAAAACAAAACACTTTGATTTTCTTTTATCCATTCGCAAAAACCTATTGACTTACTTGGATAATCTTACTCCTGAACAATTAGGTTATATTCCAATAGGTTTTTCTAATAATATCTTTTGGAATATAGCACATTGTATTGCTGTACAGCAATTCTTATGTTATCAACTCAGTGGAAATAAACTGCTAATAAGCAATGATTTTTTAGAGAAATACAATCGTGGCACCTTTCCTCAAAAGATTGCACCTTCAAAGGGAGAAATCTACCAAGTAAAGGAATTGTTACTTAGTACAGTAAATCAATTACAAGAAGATTATCAAACAAGGCTATTCAATGAGTTTCCAACGGTTAAGGTAGGTTTATTTTGTATAGACACTATAGAAGATGCAATGTATGTAAACAATATGCACGAATCGAGACATTTGGGAACTGTAGTAGCTTTAAACTATTTTAGTTCAAAAATTTAA
- a CDS encoding TfoX/Sxy family protein: protein MAYSITLANRVREYLAEIPHITVEEKAMFGGLAFLVNDKMCINIGEDCLMCRFDPEQTEEIAERQGFSPVVMRGKELSGYCYVDPTGYNPKKDFDFWLQLCLEFNSKAKSSKKKNKNN, encoded by the coding sequence ATGGCTTATAGTATAACACTTGCCAATAGAGTTCGCGAATATTTAGCCGAAATTCCTCATATCACAGTGGAAGAAAAGGCGATGTTTGGCGGTTTGGCTTTCTTGGTGAATGACAAGATGTGCATCAACATAGGGGAGGATTGCCTAATGTGTAGGTTTGACCCTGAGCAGACAGAAGAAATTGCCGAAAGGCAGGGGTTCTCGCCAGTGGTAATGAGAGGCAAAGAGCTCTCTGGCTATTGCTATGTAGACCCTACGGGGTACAACCCAAAAAAAGACTTTGATTTTTGGTTACAACTCTGTTTAGAGTTCAACAGCAAAGCAAAGAGTTCTAAGAAAAAGAATAAAAACAACTAA
- a CDS encoding DUF2461 family protein — MFDFLAELTKNKNKEWFDTHKAHMNRLQGLLVMRPFFDFMTEALTTNLNRESISNN; from the coding sequence ATGTTTGATTTTCTTGCAGAACTCACTAAAAATAAGAATAAAGAGTGGTTTGATACTCATAAAGCACATATGAATCGGCTACAAGGATTATTAGTTATGCGTCCTTTTTTTGACTTTATGACTGAAGCGCTCACAACAAACCTCAATAGGGAATCGATATCGAATAATTAA
- a CDS encoding RagB/SusD family nutrient uptake outer membrane protein, which yields MKKVIYTLFSIALLATSCADLDPTLEQDKELEGSIKSVEDVRSVLNSAYSRMSTRYYYGRDVIIFGEVRSDNAYSDANSNRFITVAKMDMTKTDAYASDTWTLINQTIVSTNVVINADRAKITGDVTTLNHYLGEAYAIRALAHFDLLKLYGQQYQEPDRTKALGVPYTKVFGKAIYPARETVQRTYELIMEDLNAAISNLSASEDDTSAHYITTFAAYALKARVALFFEDWATARDAAKYVIDHKGSRLDIAAPDDFAKTFTTDNTKNQIFSIANNDSDNTSVNSLGNIYFGSYGDVVMLNDLYSKYETGDVRKALFSEVKAGKTYRMRKQTDLIGSQDIPIIRYEEVVLTYAEALFRLGDTANALAQLNLIPAKRRATAYTSATLENILLERRKEFAGEGFRFYDIARNKQDMPLVDDALQTYGTVTYGSYKYSFPIPNSEMGANGNMVQNQGY from the coding sequence ATGAAAAAAGTTATATATACACTATTTAGCATAGCCTTGTTAGCTACAAGCTGTGCCGACTTAGACCCTACATTAGAACAAGATAAAGAGTTAGAGGGAAGTATCAAATCTGTAGAAGACGTTAGGAGTGTTTTAAACTCAGCATATAGCCGTATGAGTACAAGATATTACTACGGAAGAGATGTCATTATTTTCGGAGAGGTGCGTTCCGATAATGCATATTCCGACGCAAACTCAAACCGTTTTATTACAGTTGCTAAAATGGATATGACCAAAACAGATGCTTATGCTTCTGATACTTGGACGCTAATCAATCAGACAATAGTATCCACCAATGTAGTTATTAATGCTGATAGAGCAAAAATTACGGGTGATGTTACTACGCTGAATCATTATTTAGGGGAAGCTTATGCCATTCGTGCTTTAGCGCATTTTGACTTGTTGAAACTTTACGGTCAACAATATCAAGAGCCTGACAGAACAAAGGCGTTAGGCGTTCCTTATACAAAAGTATTTGGGAAAGCCATTTATCCAGCTCGTGAAACGGTTCAGCGTACCTATGAGCTTATAATGGAAGACCTAAATGCAGCCATTAGCAATTTATCGGCAAGCGAAGACGATACTTCTGCTCACTACATTACTACTTTTGCAGCCTATGCACTCAAAGCTCGTGTAGCTCTTTTCTTTGAAGATTGGGCAACTGCTCGTGATGCTGCTAAGTACGTAATTGATCACAAAGGCTCTCGTTTAGATATTGCAGCTCCCGACGATTTTGCAAAAACCTTTACTACTGATAATACTAAAAATCAAATTTTCTCTATTGCCAATAATGATAGTGATAATACTAGTGTCAATAGTTTAGGAAATATTTATTTTGGGTCTTATGGAGATGTGGTAATGCTCAACGATTTGTATTCAAAATACGAAACAGGAGATGTTAGAAAGGCTCTTTTTTCCGAAGTAAAAGCTGGTAAAACTTACAGAATGCGAAAACAAACAGATCTCATAGGTTCACAAGATATTCCTATTATTCGTTATGAAGAAGTGGTGCTCACCTATGCCGAAGCTCTTTTCCGTTTAGGTGATACTGCAAATGCCCTTGCTCAGCTGAATTTAATACCAGCAAAACGAAGAGCAACTGCTTATACATCGGCAACTCTTGAGAATATTTTGTTAGAAAGACGAAAAGAATTTGCAGGTGAAGGCTTCCGTTTTTATGATATTGCTCGAAATAAACAAGATATGCCTCTTGTAGATGATGCCTTACAAACTTATGGAACAGTAACCTATGGAAGCTATAAATACTCATTCCCTATTCCAAATAGCGAAATGGGAGCTAATGGCAATATGGTACAAAACCAAGGTTATTAA